CGACCAGATTGGATTATTTTTCTTACAATTTTCTTTAACTTCTACGGAAGTAACCCTCGAAAGGGCTTCAGTTGTCTGATGAGAACACTTGAGATAGATTCTACTGAGGATAATAGGTGAATTCCCAAGAGTGTAGATGGATACAAGCAGTTTCAGGCCAGGTGAATCACATGTAGCACAGCAAAGCAGAAGAGATAAGCTAAGAGTTCAAGCGAGCTCAGCTTCAGCAGCTCATCATTTAGATGACTTCTCTAACAACTTGGAACAGTTGTCGGTCCATTCCGGGTTAAACCCAGATCTTGTTCAGGTTCGAAATGTTAGAAACGCCAGTATCCTTTATGACCCTACTACTACTGTGTTTTCGTCTGAAATGCTCAATTTTGCAACTCGTTCTACTGGAGTTTTACCAGCCCAAAGGCATGCAATGGCTGATCAAGAACTAGCTGCAATGACCCATAACATGTCTCATCCAGTTTCCTCCAACATTAAAGCCAATTCCAGTGACCCACAAGCGTGTAGCAACTGGAGAAGCAGTGATACGCAGCAGTGTTATGACTGGATGGTGAATTATGCAAGTGGATCATCAGTAGGTAGAGAAAACAATCAAAAACCTATTTTTGTTGGGGATGTCTTGTCAAATAATGCAAGGGTAACCGATATTTCTACACCTACACAATATGTGAAGCCTATTTACGATGGATATCAAAGTGTTCAATCTTCATTGGCCATTCCCTCAAGTGAAATTCATGGTCAAGGCAGCCAAAGGCAACATAGAGAGATGCAGTTCGCTTCTCATATGCATCCATTTTACCACAACACACTGGCTGATGTTGTCACTTCAGCTTCTAATGCATATGGAAATCATTCGACTGCTTTATGTTTCGATAATGCCAATACTTGGATGAACAGACCTGTCGAGAGTTGCCATCAATGGAGTAGTGAAATGGGTCTTGTTACAAGGAAGAATAGCCAAGAGTTGAGGACTCTTGCACGCGATCCCAATACTCAGGTTCTATCTCTGTCTCTTTCATCAAATCCACCATCTAGAGGGAATATAACTCAGTTTGAAGAAGGATACGAATCTGAACATATGCAATCAAAGCCTGGTGAACTCAAAGAATCACATAATCAAGATTCCAAGattttaaaatcatcaaattatTTGTGTTCAATGTCAAAGCCGGCAATTATCAGTAGAAGTGCTGGGAAATCGCTTAGTGATATGGTGGGTACGTCTAATTATAATGTTCTTCAGAATGCTGGTCCTCTTGGGCCTTTCACAGGATATGCAACGATTCTAAAGAGTTCTAAATTCTTGAAGCCAGCTCAACAGCTATTAGATGAGTTCTGTCGTGCAGCAGgtttaaaactcttgaaaactTGTGAGGGGTCTGCGAGGATTTCTGGAGATTGTGCAGAGACGGGGGCTAAAGTCAATAACACAACGTTCTACAGCTCTAATGAAGTGAGTGGTGATGTTGCAGTTGCAGTTGCGAGCAGTACTTGCGAATCTTTAAGGTCTGAATACcaacaaaagaaagcaaagcTTCTATATTTGCAGGAGGAGGTTGGTTACATCTGCTTGATTTCTTCTTTAGGCACCACTATATTTGCTTCCTTTTACTAGTAATTTCATGataattttctttccttttttggttTTACCCCTTTGCTTTCATGttgaaagaaatattattatattgttaaaatattgatgcttgtttgttggagcCTCTCTGGCATAAGTACTTTATTAAGAAATTCTGCTTAAAGATCATTTGCTACTTTGAATTTTGACTTGGTGTACTTTGCAATTCTTGCATGCAATGTACAATAGGTATTTTGGTGTATCAAACACCAAGTTTTGCTTGACCGTCTAcacattcttcttcttctttttttttttttttggataaaaCCCACATACATGAACTTAGAATCACATGCCACTAAAACACACATACATGAACAAACCGCTCTCCCAACCTAGGCGTTTGCATTCCAAGTGAAAAAACCTAAGAAACCTCAAGTCAGCCGGATAGTGTCTTCGGTCCATCATGGACCAGCTACATAATGCCCGGTAGATTATATGATGTTACATGTTCAATGCTCAATTTTACATTGAAACTTAAGTGATTTTGTAAATAATTTGAGATGGAAGATAAAGCATGAATATGAACCTAAAATTTTAGTATCTGAATAGGTTTCATAAAAAGGAAAGAATGGTTTTAAGATTGGGGAACAGTGTCAATGAAGCACAAGAGAGAGGAAGGGAATAGGGAAATCCAGGCTAGGGAACATCTAAGTCTGTGAAATATCGCATTGTCGTGTCATGTTCTGTTGTGAATTAATAAGCACTGATAAtatatcaaaatcaaataattgTGATAAGAAGTTGATCATAAGGTTATGTTTAACAGCAAATCTGCTTTTATTCTATTGGATTTTCATCTCTTTGCCATTTGTGGATGCCAATGACTTTGTACTCTATCATCTGTTTTAGGGTGAGATTTCTAGCATAGTACATCAAAGTTGTTGCATGGGATGCTTATGGATTACTGGTCCTACCTTTGTCATCATGTAGGCAGCATTTTATGAAAGTCTTATTTCTCTTTTTGGCTCTTAACTTTCGTCTTTTCATCTCTTAAGCCTTTCTAAGTAGGTCTGATCTCAGGATTAGTAGCTATGTTTTAGTTCATTGTCTATGAGTGACTGGCTAgctaaataattaattgtttGAAAGTTAATTGATGTTCAATATTTCAGTCACATAATGAAACCATGATTTCGCCTATAGCTACCCGGGGTGAGCCTCAGGTGTAATTGAGAGAATATAgtaattttcttcttcttccatttTTGCTCTTCCAAGGAACTGTTGCTAATGACTTGATAATACACTGTTTGAAATATTCTATGATGTATATTTTGCTGGAAAATTTTATCCATTGATGAGGCTCCTTATATTCTCTTGTGGGTGTTTCAGTCTCCACATGGGATCTTTATAGTAATGCATGGAAGAGTCATTTCTAATTTGTTTAAGTTataaattagattaaaaaaaaatgcacaTTTCTGTTTTAAGATTATGTTTTCTTCTTGGCCTTAGCTGATCTGAAATTGGATTAGAAAATTTACATGGTTAACACATGCCTAATCCTGTGGTTTCATTTATCTAATTTCGTGTAGTTCAATTTTGAGATTATCTTGTTTATCTCAATCCTGATGGTATTTTCTTAAAAGGGTTTCCATGCTTAATCACCTAGAACACAATTACTGCTATAGCACAGCGGAGGAAAAAAAATGGAGCAGTGGCAGGGAATACGGTGAATTCAAGTCCTTTAATACTCCTACGTGATACTAAAATTTCCAAGAATATTAAACATTCTTTAGGTTGAAGGTTGCAAGAATAGTTTTGTGTCTGTTATATTTTGATAAAAGGAAAGGATGTACTACTGTGGTAGAAAAGGTTTCAAGATTCCTGCTTGTAAATAGTTGCAATGATGAAATGGTTAAGATTATAATTCAAGGGAACAAGAACAGGACATTGATGTCCCCACTTTCCCATTTAAGATTAAGTGAAGCTGGACTTGTTCATGTGAATGCAATCATTTATGGATATAAACAGTCATGAGGTCCCCTCACCAATGTTAGAAGTCTTGTTAATTACATGACATATTTAACAGTACACTCCACTTTCAAATTCCAAAAAGTTGCTGTCCCTATAATGACACCATTATTGCTGTGAAAAAAAAATAGGCTGTTTATCTTAGCTTGCTTAGTAAAATTGCTGTCTACCACTCATTTCTATCTAaagattttcttattttattgtcATTATCATTACAAGATACCATCTTTCTAGGATTAAATTGTTCCCCCATGATGGTGTATGCTCATGGGATTGTCTAGAATCTGTATGCTTTTAATGTTGCTGTAGATTTTCAAGATTGGTGACTTTGTAGCTCTATGTTGTTGACAGGTATGCCATAGATACAAGCAATATCACCAGCAGATGCAAATGGTGGCTTCATCATTTGAATCAGTTGCTGGTCTCAGTACTGCTACCCCGTATGTTTCTTTGGCTCTCAAGACTGTGTCAAGGAATTTTCGTTGTGTAAGGCATGCTATCTCGGATCAGCTCAAGCATGTAGCAAAGGCCCTAGGGGAGGATTTGTTGTCCCCTAATACAGGTACAAGTAGTAGCAAAGGTGATACGAGCACATCAAGGCTCAAATACACGGATCAAAACTTTCAAAGGTACAGATGTGGTGGGGCTAATGCGGGCTTCTTTGAATCCCAACAACACGTCTGGCGGCCCCAGAGAGGTCTACCAGAACGTTCAGTGGCCATACTTAGAGCTTGGCTGTTTGAGCATTTTCTTCATCCGTGAGTCCCTCCTTTCTCTAATTACCTTCCTCTCCTTTGATGCTTTTCGTGTATAATTCAATGCTCCAACATTTCCTTTTTTAGGTACCCTTCGGACACCGATAAACACATGTTGGCCACTCAAACAGGACTATCGCGTAACCAGGCAAGTTAGCTATTTGTTTATTTCTTTCATCATTATGTCCAGTGTACTGAATTTTATGATTGAACTTACTGCTTTAATTTTCCTGCCTCAGCAAATTTCTCGCTTTTGCTAGCCTGAATTCTATTTGATGTTCATGACATAGTTTATAATATCAAGTCATGCAAATATATACGTAGATGCTAATTAATGCATGCTCTATAAATCAGGCAGCAAAGGGATTGCAAAAAGAAACCATGCTAGATGATgggtattgatttttttttttttttgtggttttaataatcTGAATGATGAGTGTAGGTCTCAAATTGGTTTATAAATGCTCGGGTGCGTGTTTGGAAACCTATGGTTGAAGAAATACACATGCTTGAAACCAAAGGTTTAGCAGAAAATCAAACTTATGCAAATCTTGAGGGAAAATCTGTTGAGGGTACCAGCCACCCATTGCAGGAGCAATCTTCAAATAATATAGGTGCAGATTCTATGCTTAATAAGCAGTTGGAGTGCTCCGGTACAGGTTCCTCATCGGGCAGCGGAGAACATCTGGATGCAGAGCAGTGGAGTCAAGAAAAAAGATCAAGAATAGAGTTTCAGGCCCCAACTAGTATGGATGGATCAGTGATGAATTTTCTGCCATACCAGAGGACTAGTGGTGTTGACATTGGAGGACTAGGAGCTGTTTCACTTACACTCGGGCTCAGGCACGGTGTTGAAAATGCTCAACACCAGCAACCGCATCAGCAGCATCCACAATTGCAGCAACGTGAGGATCAACATAGGCGGCGATTCGGAGGTCAGATGATTCATGATTTTGTGGGTTGATTGTGTTTTAAGTCTTAAATCTTTGAATGGAAGTGAAAAGCGAATAATTAAGGAGAGAGAACAAGAAAAAGCTCCTTTTTTTATTTCAccaatttatttatcttttacaTTGTCTTGGAAAAATCCATTTGCAATACTTGGATCGAGTCTTGAGGCTTAAAAAATTTGTTTTTGCTACTGATGCATGGTAGCCAAATTTCTCCATGAAATGTTCTACAAGTTTAAGGTTTAATGTGGTGAAGGTATTATGATTTGGTTTTATTCCAAATCAAGAGAGTTGGGTGGTCTAACTTGTATACCAAAACCAATGTAAAGCTTTCGGTTTGATCTTACAATCCAAATTTCATTGCTGACTTAATGTTTTTTCTCGTCTAGCTTACGTTTTTCATGTCTGAAagctttttgctttctttactCAGGTTCCTAACTGAGATGTGATTGAATGCAAATTTTATGATACAACAGGCTAAGCATTTTGATTTTGTTATGACAAAACGAACAGCATTAAGAATGCAGACACCCTCAATTGCAATAGCAATAAGAAATTTAACGTGATTCAAGGTATATAATCTTTTAGAATTTTCAAAATCTTtagaatatttttcaaaatcttaCATGATatatgaaaaaggaaaatatttatAACCCTTTTGAGCTCATAGCTCAACTCTGactgattttaatttttgtctATTCAATTTTTATCCAATTGAAAAATATACCCAAAATCTAAAGTCACAtaaataatagatttatttatattttggtATAATTTGCTTGGATTCGTTTCTAAGTTCGAAATTTCAATAATTCTAATTGGTTAAGTAATTATCAAGTTCAACATtcgattgatttaattttaaatcgaattaaattgaataaactcaaaattaaaattgtggtatttatgaaaatcaaatcgaattgattttagttaaaaattaaatcaaattagtttaatttggtttgattttatttagtttgattaaaaattaaattaaattggtttaatttgatttaatttggtttgattttatttagtttgattgatttgattttttaataaattttttattttttaccttttatttttaatattttaaaatttaattagaatattttaagtttaatacaatttaatatctctatattattgaaaataatatattattattactaatcggttcgatttgatttttttctgattaaaatcaaattgaattgaaataattaaaaattttaaaattaaaaattaaatcaaatcgaaataaataaaaaatcaaaatgaattttcaaattaattcagttgtatcaattttttcggtttgagtGCCTAATTTCACCAAATCACGTGAGATTAGAAAGCGTAGAATCATTTGGTTAAATGAAATTGAATCGTTGAATATTCCTCAAAGGACCATGGCATCAAGTTATAACATAAACATCCAAATTTTCAACCTAAGAAAATGTAGGATCAAAGTGGAGATGACCAAGTTTTCTTAACAtatacaaatctctttacttgcATGGCCATAAACTTCTCCTAGTAATCCTCCACACCACTTGGAAATTCAAAGACTCAACTTAGGCTGATATGCAAGAAACGAGTATTGTCAGACAAGATTCAAAACTAGAAAAAGAACACTTAACTAAAAATGGCCCATAACCATATATATAAACAAGCCAAACCAGCCGAGGTATTTTGCATTATTTTAGCAAAGATTAagaaacacatataaaacatcCTAGTATCCCTGCCTTCTGCTGAATCCTTTTGTAATTGATCTGTACATGgatgtgaagaaagtttttgGGATGATCTTAATAATGATGCTGGTGGTGGACATGGCATCATTAATAAGTGGGCAAGAAAATCAAGGTGATGGTTCTGAAAAACCAGAAGGTGAAGAAAGTGGAAAAGGTGATTGTCAAAATGATTGCATGCCTTCATGCATGGGAATACAAGATGCTACAAAAGAAGTTTGTCAAATTAGCTGTGATAATGCTTGCAAACCTCTCACTCAACGAAATTCACTCTTTGGTGGTTTATTTTAATGCATGCCGGATCTTCCAGTTTCCTCATCTTCTATAGTTATTTTGGATTTTTTATGATTGGGattttaaatcttttttttttttaattttgaaaaataattttgaatatcATTCAACTGCAATTCATTGGTGCAATTTCCATTAAATGAATGtatatattttgaatattttgaaTATCATCCGCCACCACCATGTTTTTTATCGAAATCCTTCCATTAACACTGCTGGCAGCTGTAGTTTTCTTTGACAAACTTATTCTGATCATCATCCTCCAAGCAAGTTCATGATCATACACCTTCAGAACttccattaattaattaaataaatttgaaaaactttaaatatttaaaaataaaaattaagacttGCACAACCAGGATTGATCCGACCCAACATAGATTAAGACCTGCACTTGATTGAGAGATAAGACCTAATTAAGAGTTATGAGAATTGGGCAAGAAGGGGAAAAATAATTGTCTGTTTATAAAGGAAAGAAAGAGGAATTGCTAGGGTTTATGTGGTTGACAATGATTTTGGTGATGGGATATCACCCACCAAATGAGGCAAGATTAAGTGGAATGACCATATTGTAATGTTGGAGTCACACAGAGTAACCCTGTTTGGATGTAGAGAAAatgtgaaggaaaaaaaaagtgatGGAAAATGAAGGATAATTATCAATTTTCTTTGTTTAGGAAGGGAATGAAAATTAAAGTGAGAAgggctattttatttttaatcctccatttttagacattttttctttatttttgttcttattttctatttatctaaatacaaaaaaaataaaaaatatattttaattattttccttcctCTCTCATAAAGTATTCAAACAgagaaaataagataaatactctaaaaaaaagggaaatttgtcaaaaaaaatgatgaaaattaACAGGGAAATTCCACTTATGATCGATAAATGAAAAACTTAATCAAGATTTCCTTTGTGGGATTTATCCTTTTCTCCCCAGCTAATCATTCTAAAGACCCCTCTATTTCCTATCCTCTAAATATTTGAGCAATTTGGCCACtcagataaatatttttaaatgtatattataaaaaatattaatcaaaaagaaaatattcaaataatGAATTTTGATCCCTTCATATTATTAACATATCTCAAAATTcgttagtaaataattttacaaGCACTTTACTGCTTTTAAAttacattatttaaataataaaccctAAAATCAATCCATAATCCAAAATAATTTACATCTCAAATTCTAGAATACAACtcatttactatttttaatttttatttaattaattagtgatacttaaataaaaaaataattttaattttattttagattattaaataaaactcaactggttaatctattaattttaaaaaatattttttttttaaatgagaattgAGGATTATAGGAGTAAAATTTGAGATCTTTCAAATTTACTTAGATGTACTTACCACCAAATTAAATATGcgagtataattttaaaaaatatattaaaatgtaaaattattaatttaattaaaatataaaattataaatttaagacATTATTACAATGCTTAAATATAAATCATCATCACAAAGGTGATAGCGTTACTTCCTTTTTCCATTTTCACTATTATTATTGTGGTCACCATATTGTCGATCAAATTCTTTCCTAGGTATATGATGGTGTTGACTGCTCTGACGATGGTTATCAACATGATGCTCATCTTCTGCCATTCTCCGACCACTTTGTGCCTCACTTTCAACGGCGAAAGCTTTCTCATTGTTTCCGGTGAAACAAGATCCTACCATCATCACAACTACAACCATCATCAAAAGCTTCATTCTTACACTCTTTTGATTTGTTTTGTGTTATCGGTATCAAACAGAattatatgatgatgtgtatgaataaataattttatttatattgaaaaataaaatttaatagtttatatatatgCATAAATTTACTTTCCAAAACCATGGAAAATGTAAATATAGTTGGGGTAAGTAGAGGATGAGCAAATTTAAAGGCAGTTTATATAGGGTATAGGTCATGTGGCTAgggtttttttattatatatatatatatatatattgtaaagttttgaaaaTCGTTtcatttaaaatgtttttaataaattatttaatattcaaaATCTACTAATTCAACTAATTTGAACTCGTATCGGACAGATCCATTAAAGGATAAAAcactttcttttaaatttttagaccTGCGttgtatctaaaatttaaatttaaaatctctaattaaaaaaagataTCGAAATTATCCATCTCACCGATATACATCTTAAAAAAGTTATATGCcgctatttttaaatttaaaaattttatcacatatacaaaatataataatagtcATCTTAGATTATTTTCacaacaaataaaattattattaatttattaataacttttttattgtgaagataaaaaaaaatatagaatattaaattattttgttaatttagaTTTAACGCGTTAAgggttttttaatttattaataaaattttatttataaaaaaatacttaaaaaaagaCCAAATGCATTAAATTTAAACATAATTAgacttaaataattaatattaaacattaattaagattttatttattcatatgAGATGATTACATCAAATATATACACAGACTAAAGCTTGAGCTTTGAATTAAGTACCCAAACATTATTCTAGTGCTGAAACTATAGATGGCTGCTGCTCAGCCATGGATATTAGAGCTCGCAAGAACTAGCAAGCCTTATCATtccaaggaagaagaagaagaagaaaaacttTATTATAGAGCTTAATTATGATTAAGATATATTAAACTTTGCCACCTCCATTATTATCAACACCACCGCCACCATATTTATTCCTGGGAATGGAATGGTGGTCGCAGCAATTATCGTTGTCGTGATTCTTATTAAAAATTTCCTGCTGGTTTTCGACAAGGTGGCGGCTGCTCCATTTCTCAGCTTCATCAACAACCGAATCTTTCTTGTTCCCAGCAAAGGAGGATCCAACCATCATCAGGACTAGAGCAACCACTACTACAGTCTTCATTCTTCCACTCTTTTTTGCTTACTTCTCTTTGTTTAATTaccaaaaaacaaagaaaattattCATACTTCAAGAAAACTAACTATACATATTCAAGAACTacaacaaagaagaaaaaaaagagagtgagagagagagattatatatatatatatatatatatatatatatagcttaCCCTAATACTGAGCCAAGGGTCTGTGTACATGGAGGAGAGGAAGACAACTCTACTCTCTTTTTATAGAGAACCATATGAGGGATTTCTGTGATTAAGGCGGTGTTTGTTTGGcatgaaatatttttcatatttttagctTTTGGAATgcctataaaaattaattatattaaatgttttttaaaaataaaaattaaattattttaaaaaataaaaaattattttatacattttaaaaattttataacatataaatttattaatatatttattttttaaattaaaataagcataataatttttattttttaatttaaatttactgttaaattatcattaaaaatctaaataaagttattatttattagGATTTTATAGTGTGAGTAACATTATTTTCGATTTAGTtagacttatttaattttttaataataatttagaaaaataaaacatattttaccggCGGTAAAAATTAGAGGTAAATTTGACCTAATTGCTCTGGAGATGGGATCTGATGGGTAATAATGAAATGGGTTGaccatataatataatattaaaaaatgataaaatgatgaatttaatgaaattttagtcCATATTGGAGAGAATTTATGGACAAAATGATGCCATTCATTACTAATTACAGCAAGTTTGATTAGGGTTTTAGTGTTGGCACTGTAAATAGGATCTCTAATTCTCCACCTAGTGCTATAataattattgtattttaataatttaatttttaaatcattgTTTACTTCTTAACtaatacattttttttcttcttataaaaaaaatacattttttagctttattttttttaataatcatggtttaattttatttcagaatattgtgatttttttttgtcttaaaTATATATGTTATCTTTATATTGAGAAGTACATTCATAAAattgataagaaaaaaaaaaatagatgcaACATACAAAAactgattttaaaatatatttaatttttttaatttagttatacTAGATAAAAAAATGCACATCTTATCATTTAATGTTcatattactttaaaaaaaaataaatgctaTTAAAATATAGTTGATGTGAATGGTACTGCGATCggttaaatttgaaaaaaacagAATGTGAAATGATTAGCGCCTACAATAGTCATTCCAAATATGGTGAATATAGAACTTAAAAATAGTTGTGTaagaaaatttcatatttttatctCTGTGTTCGTTAGCCTATATACTGTAAAAAGATagagttaatataattttttttaaaa
This sequence is a window from Manihot esculenta cultivar AM560-2 chromosome 4, M.esculenta_v8, whole genome shotgun sequence. Protein-coding genes within it:
- the LOC110612822 gene encoding BEL1-like homeodomain protein 8 isoform X2; this encodes MADQELAAMTHNMSHPVSSNIKANSSDPQACSNWRSSDTQQCYDWMVNYASGSSVGRENNQKPIFVGDVLSNNARVTDISTPTQYVKPIYDGYQSVQSSLAIPSSEIHGQGSQRQHREMQFASHMHPFYHNTLADVVTSASNAYGNHSTALCFDNANTWMNRPVESCHQWSSEMGLVTRKNSQELRTLARDPNTQVLSLSLSSNPPSRGNITQFEEGYESEHMQSKPGELKESHNQDSKILKSSNYLCSMSKPAIISRSAGKSLSDMVGTSNYNVLQNAGPLGPFTGYATILKSSKFLKPAQQLLDEFCRAAGLKLLKTCEGSARISGDCAETGAKVNNTTFYSSNEVSGDVAVAVASSTCESLRSEYQQKKAKLLYLQEEVCHRYKQYHQQMQMVASSFESVAGLSTATPYVSLALKTVSRNFRCVRHAISDQLKHVAKALGEDLLSPNTGTSSSKGDTSTSRLKYTDQNFQRYRCGGANAGFFESQQHVWRPQRGLPERSVAILRAWLFEHFLHPYPSDTDKHMLATQTGLSRNQVSNWFINARVRVWKPMVEEIHMLETKGLAENQTYANLEGKSVEGTSHPLQEQSSNNIGADSMLNKQLECSGTGSSSGSGEHLDAEQWSQEKRSRIEFQAPTSMDGSVMNFLPYQRTSGVDIGGLGAVSLTLGLRHGVENAQHQQPHQQHPQLQQREDQHRRRFGGQMIHDFVG
- the LOC110612822 gene encoding BEL1-like homeodomain protein 8 isoform X1, with translation MDTSSFRPGESHVAQQSRRDKLRVQASSASAAHHLDDFSNNLEQLSVHSGLNPDLVQVRNVRNASILYDPTTTVFSSEMLNFATRSTGVLPAQRHAMADQELAAMTHNMSHPVSSNIKANSSDPQACSNWRSSDTQQCYDWMVNYASGSSVGRENNQKPIFVGDVLSNNARVTDISTPTQYVKPIYDGYQSVQSSLAIPSSEIHGQGSQRQHREMQFASHMHPFYHNTLADVVTSASNAYGNHSTALCFDNANTWMNRPVESCHQWSSEMGLVTRKNSQELRTLARDPNTQVLSLSLSSNPPSRGNITQFEEGYESEHMQSKPGELKESHNQDSKILKSSNYLCSMSKPAIISRSAGKSLSDMVGTSNYNVLQNAGPLGPFTGYATILKSSKFLKPAQQLLDEFCRAAGLKLLKTCEGSARISGDCAETGAKVNNTTFYSSNEVSGDVAVAVASSTCESLRSEYQQKKAKLLYLQEEVCHRYKQYHQQMQMVASSFESVAGLSTATPYVSLALKTVSRNFRCVRHAISDQLKHVAKALGEDLLSPNTGTSSSKGDTSTSRLKYTDQNFQRYRCGGANAGFFESQQHVWRPQRGLPERSVAILRAWLFEHFLHPYPSDTDKHMLATQTGLSRNQVSNWFINARVRVWKPMVEEIHMLETKGLAENQTYANLEGKSVEGTSHPLQEQSSNNIGADSMLNKQLECSGTGSSSGSGEHLDAEQWSQEKRSRIEFQAPTSMDGSVMNFLPYQRTSGVDIGGLGAVSLTLGLRHGVENAQHQQPHQQHPQLQQREDQHRRRFGGQMIHDFVG